The following are from one region of the Syngnathus acus chromosome 19, fSynAcu1.2, whole genome shotgun sequence genome:
- the ccz1 gene encoding vacuolar fusion protein CCZ1 homolog has product MLMISPRMASGMQEKQFTASLLNFFVYNPTFGPREGEEEKKILFYHPSDVEKNEKIRNVGLCEAIVQFTRTFCPTKPAKSLHTQKNRQFFFEPEENFWMVMVVRNPMIEKLNKDGKPPTIEYQEEEILDTVYGAVVKQCYSMYKLFNGTFNRAMDAGGVELLTQKLEKFFYRYLQTLHLQSCDLLDVFGGISFFPLDKMSYLKIQSFVNRVEESLSLIKYTAFLYNDQLIWSGLEQDDMRILYKYLTTSLFPRHSEPELAGRDSPLRPEVAGNLLHYGRFLTGPPNLKDPEAKFRFPKIFVSAEDGHEELHLIVYKAMSAAACFMVNASVEMTREFCEQLDGLVGPQLTLLASDICEQFTINRRISGPEKEPQFKFIYFNHMNLAEKSTIHMRKTASVCLTSVHPDLMKILGDINCDFARVDEDEEIIVKAMTDYWVVGKKSDQRELYVILNQKNANLIEVNEEVKRLCATQFNNIFFLD; this is encoded by the exons ATGCTGATGATAAG CCCCAGAATGGCCTCAGGAATGCAAGAGAAACAGTTCACAGCATCTCTACTCAATTTCTTTGTTTATAATCCCACATTTGGACCACGGGAAGGAGAG GAAGAGAAAAAGATCCTGTTTTATCATCCCAGCGACGTGGAGAAGAATGAGAAGATCCGAAATGTGGGCCTTTGTGAAGCTATTGTCCAGTTCACGAG aACATTCTGCCCAACAAAACCAGCAAAATCCCTGCACACGCAAAAGAACCGTCAATTTTTCTTTGAGCCTGAGGAGAATTTTTGGATGGTCATG gtGGTTCGAAATCCAATGAttgaaaaactaaacaaagatGGAAAACCTCCCACGATAGAGTATCAGGAAGAGGAAATACTT GACACGGTCTATGGAGCAGTGGTAAAGCAGTGCTACAGTATGTATAAG CTTTTCAACGGTACCTTTAATAGAGCAATGGATGCTGGCGGAGTGGAGCTGCTAACTCAGAAGCTTGAAAAGTTCTTCTACAGG TACCTGCAGACGCTCCACCTGCAGTCCTGTGACCTCCTGGACGTATTTGGAGGCATCAGTTTCTTCCCGCTGGACAAGATGTCCTACCTGAAGATCCAATCCTTCGTCAACCGGGTGGAGGAGAGTCTCAGCCTCATCAAATACACAGCCTTCCTATATAACGACCAGCTCATCTG GAGCGGCCTGGAACAAGATGACATGAGGATCCTGTACAAGTACCTGACCACCTCGTTGTTCCCCAGGCACTCCGAGCCAGAG TTGGCTGGCAGGGACTCTCCTCTGAGGCCGGAGGTTGCAGGCAATTTGTTGCATTATGGGAG GTTTTTGACAGGACCACCCAACCTTAAAGACCCTGAAGCCAAATTCCGTTTtcccaaaatatttgtcagcGCAGAGGATGGCCACGAGGAGCTTCATCTGATTGTGTATAAG GCGATGAGCGCTGCCGCCTGTTTTATGGTCAACG CCTCTGTGGAGATGACGAGGGAGTTTTGTGAGCAGTTGGATGGCTTGGTGGGGCCGCAGCTCACTTTGCTGGCGTCGGATATATGCGAACAATTCACCATCAACCGCAGGATATCAGG GCCAGAGAAGGAGCCTCAGTTTAAGTTCATCTACTTCAACCACATGAACCTGGCAGAGAAAAGCACGATACACATGAGGAAGACGGCCAGTGTCTGTCTCACGTCGGTTCATCCTGACCTCATGAAAATCCTCGGGGACATCAACTGCGACTTTGCCAG AgttgatgaagatgaagagatCATAGTCAAAGCCATGACAGACTACTGGGTTGTTGGTAAAAAGTCTGACCAGCGAGAACTGTACGTGATCTTAAATCAGAAGAATGCCAACCTCATTGAAGTCAACG AGGAGGTGAAGAGGCTTTGTGCGACACAATTCAACAACATATTCTTCCTGGACTGA